From Sphingorhabdus sp. SMR4y:
CTCGCTATTGCCCGCGTTCTCGCGGAAACACAGCCACAAACAGTCAGATCATTCTGACTCTGTTTCCCGGATTTTGATTTTGCTAGTCGCCGCTGCCGGCAGGGTCAAGGCAATGTTATCGGCGTTTATGGTCAGCGACCCGCCGGCCGACTGCGCGAGATTCCGTACCAGGCGCAGCGAGAAACCGAGGCCGAGCAACGAGGATTCCCCGACATCGCCATCGATGCCCTGCGACGGATCCAGCAATTTCTCCTCGGCAACCCCCTTGATCCGCGACGGCCGCGACAGCATGAACTGGTTGGTCGGCTGCACACCGATCCGCGTCCGCAATTCGCCTTTCAATGTTTCACCGTTCTCGCAGGAGATGATCGCGGCTGACAGCAAGCGGGCAAATATCCGTTCCACCGATTCGCCGTCGAGTGCGAACGGACGAACCGGCTCCGCCTTGCTGATGTTGAGCTCTACCACCTTGCTCTGGGTCAGACCCTGCAACCGTTGCGTCATCCGCTCGAACAGCCAGTCGGCCTTGGTCGTGCCACTGGATTCGGGCAGCTGGCCGGAATCGACCTTCACGGCAATATCCAGATCTTCAAATCCGGCCAGCAGTCGCCGCGCTTCATCCATGATATTGCGGGCCAGGGAACGATATTCATAGGAAGCCGGACCGAACAGCTGTTGTTCGATAATTTCGCTGAACCCGATCACCGCATTAAGGGGTGTCCGCAGTTCGTGAATAAGCTGCTGCAATTGCTCGCGCCGTTCCACGTTGATGCCGCCCTGTCCCGCATCCTCCGCCATATTGGGTCGCCGCATGACGCCGCGATATCCTTCAAACCGGCCGGTTTCCTCGCTGAAACAGGGAATGGCGCTCATCCGCCAGTCACCGGTTACAATATCCGCGCCGCAAAGCCGCATCCGGGCATTTTCCATCGGCATGCGCTGGCGAAAGGCCGCTGCACCATAAGCATCCGGGCCCGGGCCTTCATCAAATGCGGGCTGGGCGATGGTGACACCGACGATGGCCCCTTTCGGCGGGCCTTCGGTCCAGTTGATCGTACCCGATTCGTCAGTCTCGAACCGGATGGTCTCGAGCGATTCACCAAAAAAACTGTCGTCGCTGCTGTCGTCAACCGGCAGGCGTGGCGGCTCGGCCGGGCGTTTCTTCTGATAGTCGGCGATCTTCTCGACCAGCGCGCTGATTTGCGATTCCGCCAGTTGCCCGGCGGGATCTTCCGACGGATTTGCTGGCAATTCCATCGCAATATTTTCATCCGAATCGCTATCGGATGGCGGCACTTCCGGTTCGGCTGGCGGGACGGCTGATTCCTGCTGGGTCCCCGGAAATTCATAACCTTGGGCCTGCAGCC
This genomic window contains:
- a CDS encoding sensor histidine kinase, which produces MRFDDRLTTVLKGSLPEGSGAATQWRQVIDLLAQKPGGLANQDVQAGLTRLRDLHERVSEQDRLIAVQSLNGRLRSAPLLVYLTADTDAVCDAAMAAADLTPDIIADAFPRLSPRAQQRLQAQGYEFPGTQQESAVPPAEPEVPPSDSDSDENIAMELPANPSEDPAGQLAESQISALVEKIADYQKKRPAEPPRLPVDDSSDDSFFGESLETIRFETDESGTINWTEGPPKGAIVGVTIAQPAFDEGPGPDAYGAAAFRQRMPMENARMRLCGADIVTGDWRMSAIPCFSEETGRFEGYRGVMRRPNMAEDAGQGGINVERREQLQQLIHELRTPLNAVIGFSEIIEQQLFGPASYEYRSLARNIMDEARRLLAGFEDLDIAVKVDSGQLPESSGTTKADWLFERMTQRLQGLTQSKVVELNISKAEPVRPFALDGESVERIFARLLSAAIISCENGETLKGELRTRIGVQPTNQFMLSRPSRIKGVAEEKLLDPSQGIDGDVGESSLLGLGFSLRLVRNLAQSAGGSLTINADNIALTLPAAATSKIKIRETESE